A genomic window from Babylonia areolata isolate BAREFJ2019XMU chromosome 9, ASM4173473v1, whole genome shotgun sequence includes:
- the LOC143285996 gene encoding neo-calmodulin-like isoform X3, which translates to MESFEKKKPSPKLVAELREAFRLFDKDGDGSISTDELGTVMRNLGQFPSLDELNTMLKEIDIDGDGTFSFEEFVQVMANMGGLNEQSEEDEEEELRQAFRVFDKSGCGYITPSDLRAVLQNIGEDLTEEEIDEMIAEVDIDGDGRIDFEEFIACMRTEDDDKS; encoded by the exons aGCTGCGGGAGGCCTTCCGTCTGTTTGACAAGGACGGTGACGGGTCCATCTCCACGGACGAGCTGGGCACGGTGATGAGGAACCTGGGGCAGTTCCCCTCCCTGGATGAGCTCAACACCATGCTCAAAGAGATTGACATCGACG GTGACGGGACGTTCTCCTTCGAGGAGTTCGTGCAGGTGATGGCCAACATGGGCGGCCTCAACGAGCAGagtgaggaggacgaggaggaggagctgcGCCAGGCCTTCAGGGTCTTTGACAAGTCCGGCTGTGGCTACATCACCCCCTCCGACCTTCGGGCAGTGCTGCAGAACATCGGGGAGGACCTCACTGAGGAGGAGA ttgacGAAATGATCGCTGAGGTGGATATTGACGGCGACGGCAGGATCGATTTTGAGG AGTTTATCGCGTGCATGCGCACGGAGGATGACGACAAATCGTGA